GGAAGTGGAACTGGTGAACTCCGGACCGGTGACGATAATGCTGGAAGAGGTGTAAATATGCTACGCAGTATGACCGGTGTGGGCCGTGCCGAAGCGGTGCTCAAACCTTCGGGCAGTAAACTGACCGTGGACATCCGCTCGGTAAATCACAAGTACTTTGAACTGGTGGCGAAACTGCCGCCGCAGTTTGCTGCGTATGAACGGGAGATTCACGAACTGGTGCGCCGCACCGTGCATCGCGGCTACATCCAGTTGCAGATGACCCTGGACGAATCGGTCTCGGTGCCCGCAGTTACCGTTGACCGGCAACTGGTGCAGGAGTACCTGCGCCTTGCCCGGGAGTTGAAAACCCGACACCATCTTGAAGGCGAACTGAACATCAACACCCTTTTCACCCTGCCCGGCGTCATCACGACGAAAAAGGCGAACGCCAACTCGTCCCGGTTCTGGCATGCCAGCCGACGGATTTTGAACCAGGCGCTCCGCCGCCTCGTCAAGATGAAGCAGGCAGAAGGTGCCGCTTTAGCCCGGGACCTGCGCCGGCGCATCGCGAAAATCCGGCGGGCGGTGCGGCAGATTGAAGAACGGGTGCCGAAACGGCTCGCCGAGCGCCGCGAGAACCTCCTCGAACAGCTGCAAAACCTAAACATTCAGGCAAACCCGCGCCGGGTCCTGGAAGA
The candidate division WOR-3 bacterium DNA segment above includes these coding regions:
- a CDS encoding YicC family protein produces the protein MLRSMTGVGRAEAVLKPSGSKLTVDIRSVNHKYFELVAKLPPQFAAYEREIHELVRRTVHRGYIQLQMTLDESVSVPAVTVDRQLVQEYLRLARELKTRHHLEGELNINTLFTLPGVITTKKANANSSRFWHASRRILNQALRRLVKMKQAEGAALARDLRRRIAKIRRAVRQIEERVPKRLAERRENLLEQLQNLNIQANPRRVLEEVAFIAEKVDIHEECVRLKSHCSMFLRALRSSATSGKKLDFIAQEMLRETDTLAAKARDVVISRRAIEIKGEIEKLKEQVRNVE